Sequence from the Aromatoleum petrolei genome:
ACCTCGTCCAAGTGCAGCGCGAATGCCTCGCGCTGCGCCACAAGATGGTCGAAGAACATCTCGGCGAATTCGCGATTTCGAACCATCCCTGCTCGCTGTCGACCTGGGTCGGCATCCCCGGGCACTGGCAGCTCGACAGCCTGGTGCAGCAGTTGCGCCACCGGCTCGTCGCCGTCACCTCACCGGACCCGTTCCTGGTGCTGGGCGCCCCTCGCCCCAATGCGATCCGGCTGTGCCTCGGCGCCGAGGGCAGCGACGTGCGCATCAACGGCGCGCTAGGCACGATCGCCAGCGTCTTCCGCCAGTATCCGCAGGTGCACGACTACCTGTGATGCCCGACGCGACATTTCGGCGCAGCAGCGCCGAAATGTCGCCATTGCACTAGGACAAGCGGACCGACAATTCCCGCCCCCTACACTGGACCTCAATCCCCGCCGCGTCGGCGCGGGGCGTTCCGGACCGAAGGGGGCTGCATGTCCAAAGTCATTCTGCTGAGCGAATCCGATCTGCGGGCCTGCGTCACGCTCGACGCGGCCGCGATCGACTGCGTCGAGCACGCGTTCCGCCTGCTCGCGACCGAGAAGGTCGTCATGCCGCCGATCCTGCGGCTCGACATCGAGGAGCACAACGGCGAGGTCGACGTGAAGACGGCCTACCTACCGGGGCTGGACAGTTTCGCGATCAAGGTGAGCCCGGGCTTCTTCGACAACCCCAAGCTGGGCCTGCCCAGTCTCAATGGCCTGATGGTACTGCTGTCGGCGCGCACCGGCGTACCCGAGGCGCTGCTGCTCGACAACGGCTATCTCACCGCGGTGCGCACCGCTGCCGCCGGCGCGGTCGCGGCGCGCTGGCTCGCGCGCGAGGATGCGCGTCGCGCGGCGGTGATCGGATCGGGCGAGCAGGCGCGCCTGCAGCTGAAGGCGCTGACGCTGGTACGCGACATCGAGTCGGCCACCGTGTGGGCGCCGCGCATCGACGAGGCGCAACGCTTCGCCGACGAGATGACGGCCGCGCTTGGACTGCGCATAAGCGCGTGCCGGAGCATCGACACTGCGATCGACGGCGCAGACGTCGCGATCACGACCACGCCCAGCCGCTCGCCGCTGATCGAGCCTCGCCACCTGCAGCCGGGCCTGCACATCACCGCGATGGGCTCGGATGCCGAGCACAAGAACGAGATCGCGCCCGCCGCAATCGCCGCCGCGACACGCTACGTGTGCGACCGCCTCGCTCAGGTGCGCGTGCTCGGCGAGCTGCATCATGCGATCGCAGCCGGCCTTGTGACCACCGACGCGAGCTTCCCGGAGCTCGGCCAAGTCATCGCCGGCCAGGCGCCCGGCCGCACGAGTCGCGACGACGTGACGATCTGCGATCTGACCGGCACCGGCGCCCAGGACACCGCGATCGCGACCTTTGCCTTCGCGCGCGCCCGCGCCGGCGGCCACGGCACCCCATTCGAATCCTGATCCCGCAACGAGGAGCGGAGACACCCCATGCCCCACAACATTGCCCTGCCCTTCGAACGCGCCGAGTACGCCGCGCGCCTCGCCAAGACCCGCGCCGCGATGGACGCGCGCGGCATCGACGTGCTGATCGTCAGCGATCCGACCAACATGGCCTGGCTCACCGGCTACGACGGCTGGTCCTTCTACGTGCACCAGTGCGTGATCGTCGGCCCCGAAGGCGAGCCCGTGTGGTTCGGCCGCGGCCAGGACGCCAACGGCGCGCGCCGCACGGCGTACATCGGCGACGACAACATCATCGGTTACCCCGACCACTACGTGCAGTCGACCGAGCGCCATCCGATGGACTACCTCGCCACCGAGCTCATCGCCGCGCGTGGCTGGGCCGACAAGCGCATCGGCGTCGAGATGGACAACTACTACTTCTCGGCCGCCGCCTACGCCTCGCTCGTCACGCACCTGCCGCAGGCGCGCTTCGTCGATGCCAACTCGCTCGTGAACTGGCAGCGCGCCGTGAAGTCGCCGCGCGAGATCGAGTACATGCGGATCGCCGCGAAGATCGTCGAGCGCATGCACCAGACCATCGTCGACACCATCGAGCCCGGCATGCGCAAGAACGAGCTGGTCGCCCGCATCTACGCGGCCGGCATCGAGGGCGCCGACGGCCACGGCGGCGACTACCCGGCGATCGTGCCGCTGCTGCCCACCGGCGCGGATGCTGCCGCCCCGCACCTGACCTGGGACGACAGCCCGATGGCGGCCGGCGCCGGCACCTTCTTCGAGATCGCCGGCTGCTACCGCCGCTACCACTGCCCGCAGTCGCGCACCGTCTTCCTCGGAAAGCCCCCGCAGCACTTCATCGAGGCCGAGAAGGCGGTCGTCGAGGGCATCCACGCCGGCCTGGATGCCGCCCGCCCCGGCAACACCTGCGAGGACATCGCCAACGCCTTCTTCAAGGTGCTCAAGAGCTACGGCATCGAGAAGAACAGCCGCTGCGGCTACCCCATCGGCGCGAGCTACCCCCCCGACTGGGGCGAACGCACGATGAGCCTGCGCCCCGGCGACCGCACCGTCCTTGAGCCGGGCATGAGCTTCCACTTCATGCCCGGCATCTGGCAGGACGACTGGGGCCTCGAGATCACCGAGAGCATCCTCATCACCGAAAACGGCGTCGAGACCTTCTGCAACACGCCACGCAAACTCTTCGTCAAGGACTGAGCGTCGCCCACGACGCCCGCTGCAACCCGCTGGAGACAAGGACAAGGCCATGCCACAGAACGTAATACTGCCCTTCGAGCGCGCCGAGTACGCCGCGCGCCTCGCCAAGACCCGCGCCGCGATGGACGCGCGCGGCATCGACGTGATGATCGTCAGCGACCCGACCAACATGTACTGGCTCACCGGCTACGACGGCTGGTCCT
This genomic interval carries:
- the doeA gene encoding ectoine hydrolase DoeA (DoeA (degradation of ectoine A) is also called EutD (ectoine utilization D).), producing MPHNIALPFERAEYAARLAKTRAAMDARGIDVLIVSDPTNMAWLTGYDGWSFYVHQCVIVGPEGEPVWFGRGQDANGARRTAYIGDDNIIGYPDHYVQSTERHPMDYLATELIAARGWADKRIGVEMDNYYFSAAAYASLVTHLPQARFVDANSLVNWQRAVKSPREIEYMRIAAKIVERMHQTIVDTIEPGMRKNELVARIYAAGIEGADGHGGDYPAIVPLLPTGADAAAPHLTWDDSPMAAGAGTFFEIAGCYRRYHCPQSRTVFLGKPPQHFIEAEKAVVEGIHAGLDAARPGNTCEDIANAFFKVLKSYGIEKNSRCGYPIGASYPPDWGERTMSLRPGDRTVLEPGMSFHFMPGIWQDDWGLEITESILITENGVETFCNTPRKLFVKD
- a CDS encoding cyclodeaminase; the protein is MSKVILLSESDLRACVTLDAAAIDCVEHAFRLLATEKVVMPPILRLDIEEHNGEVDVKTAYLPGLDSFAIKVSPGFFDNPKLGLPSLNGLMVLLSARTGVPEALLLDNGYLTAVRTAAAGAVAARWLAREDARRAAVIGSGEQARLQLKALTLVRDIESATVWAPRIDEAQRFADEMTAALGLRISACRSIDTAIDGADVAITTTPSRSPLIEPRHLQPGLHITAMGSDAEHKNEIAPAAIAAATRYVCDRLAQVRVLGELHHAIAAGLVTTDASFPELGQVIAGQAPGRTSRDDVTICDLTGTGAQDTAIATFAFARARAGGHGTPFES